A window of Myxococcus xanthus contains these coding sequences:
- a CDS encoding aldo/keto reductase: protein MPQTKLEARKALGTTGLQVSPLCLGGNVFGWTADEATSFAVLDAFVDNGGNFIDTADVYSSWVPGNRGGESETLIGKWLKSRGARERVVIATKVGSQTELGKGLGREHIQRSVEASLRRLQVDVIDLYYAHYEDLDTPVEETMAAFDALVRAGKVRALGTSNHSPQRLTESLEVSRRNNLARYAVLQPHYNLVERKDFESSLRGICEREGLVVAPYFALASGFLTGKYRKDQPPPKSARAEGVLKQYGNARGWAVIDALEAVTRRHPGANFAQVALAWLAAQPTIVAPIASATSASQTQELLGAFTLQLTEEDLRALDVASSREA, encoded by the coding sequence ATGCCCCAGACGAAGCTCGAAGCACGCAAGGCACTCGGAACCACGGGCCTTCAGGTATCCCCCCTGTGCCTGGGAGGGAACGTCTTCGGTTGGACAGCCGACGAGGCGACCTCGTTCGCGGTGCTCGATGCCTTCGTCGACAACGGCGGCAACTTCATCGACACAGCTGACGTCTATTCGAGCTGGGTCCCCGGCAACCGCGGCGGCGAGTCGGAGACGCTCATCGGCAAGTGGCTGAAGTCGCGCGGCGCTCGGGAGCGCGTCGTCATCGCCACCAAGGTGGGCTCGCAAACAGAGCTGGGGAAGGGCCTGGGCCGCGAGCACATCCAGCGCAGCGTGGAGGCCTCGCTGCGCCGGTTGCAGGTGGACGTCATCGACCTCTACTACGCGCACTACGAGGACCTGGACACGCCAGTGGAGGAGACGATGGCGGCCTTCGACGCGCTGGTGCGCGCCGGCAAGGTCCGCGCACTGGGCACCAGCAACCACTCCCCGCAGCGGCTCACCGAGTCGCTGGAGGTGTCCCGCCGCAACAACCTCGCCCGGTACGCGGTGCTGCAACCGCACTACAACCTCGTCGAGCGCAAGGACTTCGAGTCATCGCTCCGGGGCATCTGCGAACGGGAAGGGCTCGTGGTGGCGCCCTACTTCGCGTTGGCCTCGGGCTTCCTGACGGGCAAGTACCGCAAGGACCAGCCACCTCCGAAGTCGGCCCGCGCCGAAGGCGTGCTGAAGCAGTATGGAAACGCGCGAGGCTGGGCGGTGATTGATGCCCTGGAGGCCGTAACGCGCCGGCATCCGGGAGCGAACTTCGCCCAGGTCGCGCTCGCGTGGCTCGCGGCTCAGCCCACCATCGTGGCGCCCATCGCGAGCGCGACGTCCGCCAGCCAGACACAGGAACTGCTGGGTGCGTTCACGTTGCAACTGACGGAGGAGGACCTCCGCGCCCTGGACGTTGCGTCGTCCCGCGAGGCCTGA
- the hemL gene encoding glutamate-1-semialdehyde 2,1-aminomutase, giving the protein MNHAHSQALFARAQARIPGGVNSPVRAFRGVGGDPVFFREGAGAWLTDVDGNRYVDLVGSWGPLILGHAYPPILDAIIDAARRGSSYGAPHADEVEFAELICATMPAVEMVRLVSSGTEATVAAIRVARGFTGREHILKFEGCFHGAGDPFLVKAGSGVETLGLPDSPGVPSALAKLTLTAPFNDLAAVERIFAENGQDIACAIIEPVVGNMGVLVPKPGYLEGLQALCQKHGVLLVLDEVMTGFRLSRGGAQELYGLKPDLTTMAKVIGGGMPMGAYGGRRDIMEKVAPAGPVYQSGTLSGNPVAVAAGLACLKALAAPGTYARLEEVSRMLEVGLLAEAKAADVPVTVNRVGSMLTVFFTGEPVYDYTSAKKADTARFGKFFHAMLNESVYLPPSQFEAAFVSLAIGEPEVAHVLAAARKAFRSLGKTG; this is encoded by the coding sequence ATGAACCACGCTCACAGTCAGGCTCTCTTCGCTCGCGCGCAGGCTCGCATCCCCGGCGGAGTGAATTCCCCGGTGCGCGCCTTCCGAGGCGTTGGCGGCGACCCTGTCTTCTTCCGTGAAGGCGCAGGTGCCTGGCTCACGGATGTGGACGGCAACCGCTACGTTGACCTCGTGGGGAGCTGGGGTCCGCTTATCCTGGGCCACGCGTATCCGCCCATCTTGGACGCCATCATCGACGCCGCGCGCCGGGGTTCGTCCTATGGCGCGCCGCATGCGGATGAGGTGGAGTTCGCGGAGCTCATCTGCGCCACCATGCCCGCGGTGGAGATGGTGCGCCTGGTCTCCAGTGGCACCGAGGCCACGGTGGCGGCCATCCGCGTCGCGCGAGGCTTCACCGGCCGCGAGCACATCCTCAAGTTCGAAGGCTGCTTCCACGGCGCGGGAGACCCGTTCCTGGTGAAGGCGGGCAGTGGCGTGGAGACGCTGGGCCTGCCGGACTCTCCGGGCGTGCCGTCGGCGCTGGCGAAGCTCACGCTCACCGCGCCCTTCAACGACCTGGCCGCCGTGGAGCGCATCTTCGCGGAGAATGGCCAGGACATCGCTTGCGCCATCATCGAGCCGGTGGTGGGCAACATGGGCGTGCTGGTGCCGAAGCCGGGCTATCTCGAAGGGCTGCAGGCGCTCTGCCAGAAGCACGGCGTGCTGCTGGTGCTGGACGAGGTCATGACGGGCTTCCGGCTGTCGCGAGGCGGCGCGCAGGAGCTGTACGGCCTCAAGCCGGACCTCACCACCATGGCGAAGGTGATTGGCGGGGGCATGCCGATGGGCGCGTATGGTGGCCGCCGCGACATCATGGAGAAGGTGGCTCCCGCGGGCCCGGTGTACCAGTCCGGCACGCTGTCGGGGAACCCGGTGGCGGTGGCGGCGGGCCTTGCGTGCCTCAAGGCCCTGGCGGCCCCCGGCACCTACGCGCGGCTGGAGGAGGTCAGCCGCATGTTGGAGGTCGGCCTGCTCGCCGAGGCGAAGGCCGCGGACGTGCCCGTCACCGTCAACCGCGTGGGCAGCATGCTCACGGTGTTCTTCACCGGTGAGCCCGTCTACGACTACACCAGCGCGAAGAAGGCGGACACGGCGCGCTTCGGGAAGTTCTTCCACGCCATGCTGAACGAAAGCGTCTACCTGCCGCCCAGCCAGTTCGAGGCGGCGTTCGTGTCGCTGGCCATTGGCGAGCCGGAAGTCGCGCACGTCCTCGCGGCGGCGAGAAAGGCCTTCCGTTCGCTTGGCAAGACCGGTTGA